A single region of the Novipirellula aureliae genome encodes:
- a CDS encoding glycosyltransferase, translating into MARSALNKLSNTNVLQLAASLVRVLVALESHFVSCGSEVYSENLGYGSFWNRYLKGFDEVIVLARCQERDEPPESFILSTGPGIRFMRLPDFHGAGGRIKHGKRLHQVTADAVQLTDAYLLRVPGMVGTLVGNQLRRKRRRFGVEVVGDPWDSLAPGCVQSRFRPIIRRKARYDLKRLCGDATTAAYVTAETLQRRYPPSSNAFVTHYSSVELPNSAVVDDMSARKKKLASIASRCKAGSEKPVILGFIGTFSALYKAPHIHIQALQRLRQRGVNAVLAMVGEGQHQAELEAVAKRLGVAGEVEFLGRLPAGEAIFDFLDHIDIFLNASIQEGLPRAMIEAMARGCPVVASNVGGIPELISARFLVPPGDANALADCIESALTQSHELDAVAQRNVLLASDFRQSVLESRRTTHYLELRRRTLRSWNK; encoded by the coding sequence GTGGCAAGATCAGCCCTCAACAAGCTTTCCAATACAAACGTACTCCAACTCGCAGCAAGTCTCGTGCGCGTTCTCGTCGCTTTAGAATCCCATTTTGTGTCGTGTGGTAGCGAGGTTTATTCGGAAAACCTCGGCTACGGTTCTTTTTGGAACCGCTATCTGAAAGGCTTCGATGAAGTCATTGTCTTAGCGAGGTGTCAGGAGCGGGACGAGCCGCCGGAATCGTTCATTCTGTCAACAGGACCAGGGATCCGGTTCATGCGTTTGCCTGACTTTCACGGTGCAGGTGGTCGGATCAAGCATGGTAAAAGGCTTCATCAGGTAACAGCGGATGCGGTTCAATTGACCGATGCGTACTTGTTGCGGGTGCCGGGAATGGTCGGAACCTTGGTTGGCAACCAGTTACGAAGAAAGAGACGCCGGTTCGGGGTTGAAGTCGTTGGTGATCCCTGGGACAGCCTTGCGCCGGGGTGCGTTCAATCCCGTTTTCGTCCGATCATCAGGCGAAAGGCAAGGTACGACTTGAAGCGACTTTGTGGGGATGCCACCACCGCAGCATACGTGACGGCGGAAACGTTGCAACGCCGCTATCCACCATCGTCAAACGCATTCGTGACACACTATTCGTCGGTGGAGTTGCCCAATTCCGCCGTGGTCGACGACATGTCAGCACGCAAAAAGAAACTTGCCTCGATCGCTTCGCGGTGCAAAGCTGGCAGCGAAAAGCCTGTCATCCTCGGATTCATAGGAACATTCTCGGCTCTCTACAAAGCACCGCACATTCATATTCAAGCTTTGCAGCGGTTGCGACAACGTGGTGTCAATGCTGTGCTGGCTATGGTCGGTGAAGGTCAGCATCAAGCTGAACTCGAGGCGGTGGCTAAGCGACTTGGCGTGGCTGGCGAAGTTGAGTTTTTGGGCAGACTTCCGGCGGGTGAAGCAATTTTTGATTTTCTCGATCACATTGATATTTTCTTGAATGCGTCTATTCAGGAAGGTTTACCGCGAGCGATGATAGAGGCGATGGCTCGTGGTTGCCCGGTCGTAGCGAGCAACGTTGGCGGTATTCCCGAGTTGATTTCAGCTCGCTTTCTTGTACCCCCGGGCGACGCGAACGCTCTCGCCGATTGCATTGAGTCTGCATTAACCCAATCACATGAACTCGACGCCGTTGCGCAAAGAAACGTTTTACTGGCGAGTGATTTCCGTCAAAGCGTTCTCGAATCTCGAAGGACAACCCACTACCTGGAACTTAGACGCCGTACGTTAAGGAGTTGGAACAAATGA
- a CDS encoding O-antigen ligase family protein, with protein MQPIAASDRSKAMIVAGFGLIACLGMACIAAWKPRLLVYLLWPVIMVYPHRLTYGMLPLNAGFDDLLILCTAVAWFIFGKPNRIGFAGTLLLVFLVIYGCGELTGLLSSGGEMLDSTVRNMLKMTVKVVFGLTVVSAISQPEHAKWMFFFYAAALTTAAVLAMADWAKLPFADWFYVVKSEEQQLLRYRATGPFLGPGSAGTNLALATIMVGYLVVHRFKISTRVVAFSACVVLFGTMIAAGSRSAFVGLVVVAMGILIFSRHRIAVAACMSLAVATFATLPSYRSAVEDMVSRTEAQASAEEGALHGTGRLDNIGNSIRWSGGIATLFFGVGETQFAARGAYAHNGFISFLLCFGLCGFTWLVIWCFRLWKDSRLLLRIDTSSFATAIATATPWWLVCSIVSNMTFDCTLNVFWQYQLIWLGAIVQQLAKIAEATWQDQPSTSFPIQTYSNSQQVSCAFSSL; from the coding sequence TTGCAACCTATTGCAGCGAGTGATCGATCGAAAGCCATGATTGTCGCTGGATTCGGATTGATCGCATGTCTGGGGATGGCATGCATCGCGGCTTGGAAACCAAGGCTATTGGTCTACCTGTTGTGGCCGGTAATCATGGTTTATCCGCATCGCCTGACTTACGGCATGCTGCCGCTGAACGCTGGGTTTGACGATCTGTTGATCCTCTGCACCGCCGTCGCTTGGTTTATTTTTGGCAAACCGAATCGAATTGGTTTCGCTGGGACTCTCCTGCTTGTGTTTTTAGTGATTTACGGTTGTGGCGAGTTGACGGGACTGTTATCGAGCGGTGGTGAGATGCTTGATTCGACGGTTCGCAATATGTTGAAGATGACCGTGAAAGTCGTCTTTGGATTGACGGTGGTATCGGCAATCAGTCAACCTGAACATGCCAAATGGATGTTTTTCTTCTATGCTGCCGCCTTAACGACAGCGGCGGTATTGGCGATGGCCGATTGGGCGAAATTACCATTTGCAGATTGGTTCTACGTCGTGAAATCCGAAGAACAACAACTGTTGCGTTACCGCGCGACCGGCCCGTTTTTGGGTCCAGGGTCCGCCGGAACCAACTTGGCCTTGGCGACCATCATGGTGGGTTACCTTGTCGTGCATCGGTTCAAAATCAGTACTCGCGTGGTGGCATTTTCGGCGTGTGTCGTATTGTTCGGAACGATGATCGCTGCAGGCAGCCGTAGCGCATTTGTCGGTCTTGTGGTCGTTGCGATGGGCATCTTGATCTTCTCTCGCCATCGTATCGCGGTGGCAGCTTGCATGTCATTGGCGGTGGCTACGTTCGCGACGTTGCCAAGTTATCGCAGTGCGGTCGAAGACATGGTCAGCCGTACCGAGGCACAAGCGAGTGCCGAGGAAGGTGCGCTGCACGGGACAGGTCGTTTGGACAACATTGGCAACTCGATTCGCTGGTCGGGTGGTATTGCAACATTATTTTTCGGTGTCGGGGAAACTCAATTCGCTGCCCGAGGTGCCTACGCCCACAACGGTTTCATTTCATTTTTACTCTGTTTCGGCCTCTGCGGATTCACGTGGCTTGTGATCTGGTGCTTTCGACTTTGGAAAGACAGTCGGCTGTTGTTACGGATCGATACTTCTTCTTTTGCTACCGCGATTGCTACGGCTACTCCTTGGTGGCTCGTCTGCTCGATCGTTAGCAACATGACTTTCGATTGTACGCTCAACGTGTTTTGGCAATATCAACTCATCTGGCTTGGGGCAATCGTGCAACAACTCGCCAAAATCGCGGAGGCGACGTGGCAAGATCAGCCCTCAACAAGCTTTCCAATACAAACGTACTCCAACTCGCAGCAAGTCTCGTGCGCGTTCTCGTCGCTTTAG
- a CDS encoding glycosyltransferase family 4 protein: protein MSINIQEQPMEKHNNRDRPLIGVFDLFTGKGGIQSVMSTLLPRLTDHYRIVAINPYHNQAYADRFRNTSIKVEPLVNRPPITPFIGGANQIDRVFRIARRTPWMLRTLSALHQWNRIHRPDVIYFNFLPVANLFSRALPRSGPRLVFHSHGHKSEREISSSAVRRLNARFDAVIAVSEITRQFLVRADVDPNRIEVVYNSVDADAIRKAAMQSNGHPLPNRQQGERVIVQVGALTPKKAPDLTIDAFAKIATRHRCQLWFCGDVLAGGDRAFGESLKRRVKELGLTDRIHFLGWRNDASYVQHTADIAILPSRSDCESFGLVLAEAMSLQKPCIGSDRGGIPEVISHQETGIVCPLNVGAFASAMDCLLAGPRLRTQMGKAGLKRVREHFATAQQQQKICNLLQRVIDRKP, encoded by the coding sequence ATGTCAATCAACATTCAAGAACAACCGATGGAGAAGCACAATAATAGGGATCGCCCGTTAATAGGCGTGTTCGATCTATTTACCGGAAAGGGTGGAATTCAGAGCGTCATGTCGACGCTGTTGCCACGCCTGACGGATCACTACCGGATCGTGGCGATCAATCCGTATCACAATCAGGCCTACGCCGATCGATTCCGCAACACCTCCATCAAGGTCGAGCCCCTGGTGAACCGTCCTCCCATTACTCCGTTTATCGGCGGGGCAAACCAAATCGATCGAGTCTTTCGCATCGCACGGCGAACCCCTTGGATGCTTCGTACCTTATCCGCCCTTCACCAGTGGAATCGCATTCATCGACCTGACGTTATCTATTTTAATTTCCTCCCCGTTGCGAATCTATTCTCGCGTGCCTTGCCCCGCTCGGGACCACGACTTGTTTTTCATTCGCATGGCCACAAATCTGAACGCGAGATTTCATCCTCTGCCGTACGTCGATTGAACGCTCGGTTCGATGCGGTGATAGCGGTATCGGAGATCACGCGGCAGTTCCTCGTCCGTGCCGATGTCGATCCCAATCGTATCGAAGTCGTGTACAACTCGGTCGATGCCGACGCGATACGAAAAGCAGCGATGCAATCGAATGGTCATCCTTTGCCGAACCGTCAGCAAGGCGAACGGGTGATCGTCCAAGTTGGAGCGTTGACGCCAAAGAAGGCCCCCGATTTGACTATCGACGCCTTTGCAAAAATTGCGACAAGACACCGTTGTCAACTTTGGTTTTGTGGTGACGTGTTGGCGGGAGGCGACCGGGCGTTCGGCGAGTCGTTAAAACGACGAGTGAAGGAACTTGGTTTGACCGACCGAATCCACTTTCTTGGCTGGCGAAACGACGCTTCCTACGTCCAACATACGGCCGATATCGCCATTCTGCCGTCGCGCAGCGACTGCGAAAGTTTTGGCTTGGTATTGGCCGAAGCCATGAGTTTACAGAAACCGTGTATCGGATCGGATCGTGGCGGCATCCCCGAGGTGATTTCACATCAAGAAACCGGGATTGTTTGCCCGCTCAATGTGGGTGCCTTTGCGTCTGCGATGGATTGCTTGTTGGCCGGACCTCGGTTGCGGACCCAAATGGGTAAGGCTGGTTTGAAGCGAGTTCGTGAACACTTTGCGACGGCTCAACAACAGCAAAAAATTTGCAACCTATTGCAGCGAGTGATCGATCGAAAGCCATGA
- a CDS encoding glycosyltransferase family 4 protein, producing the protein MKIAVIANDFKPRQGGIAELSWQLSRGLSHHGHSIHVLTERTRGSVEQDRLLDKVDRVIDPLPSLRTPIAQSVAIANCNRKNRIALTKALTEMSPDAIFCTNFKPYFHPVFQALKIPYFLYVHGDDVAGMFARRNGRSADVFRECATASQLVFFNSKYSRDFVKDKVPAIADRVAVTGCGVSTESLEHLRTKTATRKILGWSKEPVILSVCRQHRRKGMDLVIRALPEISRSHPGCRYVVAGDGPHKQDFIDLAAELGQSANIDFLGEVDEQTKTNLYQAADLFVMPSRPGELGEVEGFGISFLEANANGLAVVGSDVGGIPDAVQHGVNGELVPPNDVSAVADAIVRLLLSPRKCNEMAVAGRQRIIERYNWTWISGFVDEQIRQSLHPSDLGAIV; encoded by the coding sequence ATGAAAATCGCTGTCATTGCAAACGACTTCAAGCCTCGCCAAGGGGGAATTGCGGAACTGAGTTGGCAGCTCAGTCGCGGTCTCTCGCATCACGGACACTCCATTCACGTCCTAACGGAAAGGACGCGTGGTAGTGTCGAACAAGACCGGCTTTTGGACAAGGTCGATCGGGTGATCGATCCACTGCCATCGCTGCGAACCCCAATCGCGCAGTCCGTTGCGATTGCGAATTGCAACCGCAAGAATCGTATTGCTCTGACCAAGGCTTTGACCGAGATGAGTCCCGATGCGATCTTTTGCACAAACTTCAAACCCTACTTTCATCCCGTCTTCCAAGCTTTGAAAATCCCGTATTTCCTGTACGTTCATGGGGATGACGTTGCCGGCATGTTCGCGAGACGAAACGGTCGTTCCGCAGATGTCTTTCGCGAGTGCGCGACAGCAAGCCAACTGGTATTTTTCAATAGCAAGTACAGTCGCGATTTTGTCAAGGACAAGGTGCCAGCGATTGCCGATCGCGTCGCAGTAACCGGTTGCGGGGTCTCGACAGAATCGCTTGAGCATCTACGGACCAAGACAGCGACACGGAAGATTCTCGGCTGGTCCAAAGAACCGGTGATCCTTTCGGTCTGTCGTCAGCACCGTCGCAAAGGGATGGATCTGGTTATCCGAGCGTTACCTGAAATCAGTCGATCGCACCCGGGATGTCGGTATGTGGTCGCGGGGGATGGCCCTCACAAACAAGACTTTATCGATCTCGCTGCAGAGCTCGGGCAATCAGCGAACATTGACTTCCTTGGCGAGGTTGATGAACAAACGAAAACAAACTTGTACCAAGCAGCCGACTTGTTTGTGATGCCGTCACGACCTGGGGAACTCGGCGAAGTCGAGGGTTTTGGAATTAGCTTTTTGGAGGCGAATGCGAATGGATTGGCCGTTGTCGGATCCGACGTCGGTGGAATTCCCGATGCGGTCCAGCATGGCGTCAACGGTGAATTGGTTCCCCCCAACGATGTCTCCGCCGTGGCCGATGCAATCGTCCGATTGTTGTTATCTCCCCGGAAGTGCAATGAAATGGCTGTGGCGGGACGGCAACGAATCATCGAACGATACAACTGGACTTGGATCAGTGGTTTCGTGGACGAGCAAATTCGACAATCGTTACACCCAAGCGATTTAGGGGCGATCGTCTGA
- a CDS encoding serine O-acetyltransferase, translated as MITADARAIGVESYLGMAKAYWVNPGFRAVLLFRVASGLAKRGIPFLPGWIRSHTVSSTGADLSPQAIIDSGLVLPHPVGVVIGSGAMLGKNVFLFSGVVIGQRETGAWPTLEDGVNVYAGAKVLGKVRVGKDAKVGANAVVINDVDPHTTVVGIPAEKVNAESEKSHSKKRLHQ; from the coding sequence TTGATCACCGCGGACGCACGAGCAATCGGAGTGGAAAGCTATCTCGGCATGGCGAAGGCTTATTGGGTCAACCCGGGATTTCGTGCCGTGCTCTTATTTCGTGTCGCAAGCGGACTTGCAAAGCGAGGGATACCGTTTCTACCAGGTTGGATTCGCAGCCATACGGTATCGAGCACTGGAGCCGATCTCTCGCCGCAAGCCATCATCGATTCCGGTTTGGTGTTGCCACACCCTGTTGGCGTCGTGATTGGAAGTGGTGCAATGCTCGGCAAGAACGTTTTCTTGTTCTCGGGTGTGGTCATCGGGCAACGCGAAACGGGTGCATGGCCGACACTCGAGGATGGCGTAAATGTCTATGCGGGTGCAAAAGTGCTGGGGAAGGTTCGTGTTGGCAAGGACGCAAAAGTCGGAGCCAACGCCGTCGTGATCAATGACGTCGATCCACACACGACCGTGGTTGGAATTCCCGCAGAAAAAGTCAACGCGGAATCGGAGAAATCACATTCAAAAAAACGACTGCACCAATAA
- a CDS encoding glycosyltransferase family 2 protein, which translates to MIPANDSPSLSVSVLVTSYRRPKYLAACLRSIDAQTVPPTQVVVVMRDEDLETQQTVRQLQAQFQRLPIEAVIVTQPGVIAANNAAFPLLEGDVVAFLDDDSTAPERWIENLLDNYRDPSVGAVGGRIINHLNNQVLYSDMEFDPHCQRIDRFGRPHGGQMYPFDGKWNVESLTGSNMSFRRSLLAKCDETLFGDGFRYELDLCLLVIRSGYRVLLDAESVNEHWCAPRKQGPQRKDTKVVEAHSRYNEDYVLAKHGRSVWWVLSRRLVVRFPRDVIARLRGQENYPIRYLRSALLGWGRGMTIGRSIRRHQLDQLLWGDPVHNRTADLKRSSTTRLMLTESLSDH; encoded by the coding sequence ATGATTCCTGCAAACGATTCCCCGTCGTTGTCGGTTAGTGTTCTGGTTACAAGCTATCGGCGACCGAAATACTTGGCAGCATGCTTGCGATCGATTGATGCACAAACGGTTCCTCCAACCCAAGTCGTCGTGGTCATGCGAGACGAGGACTTAGAAACCCAACAAACGGTTCGTCAATTGCAAGCTCAATTCCAACGCCTGCCGATTGAGGCTGTGATCGTCACCCAACCGGGCGTGATCGCGGCAAACAATGCGGCTTTTCCGCTACTTGAAGGCGATGTCGTCGCCTTTCTAGACGACGATAGTACCGCGCCGGAGAGATGGATTGAAAACCTACTCGACAACTATCGTGATCCCTCGGTCGGAGCGGTTGGCGGGCGGATCATCAACCATCTCAACAACCAAGTGCTCTACAGCGATATGGAATTCGATCCCCATTGTCAACGCATCGACCGATTCGGTCGCCCACACGGCGGACAAATGTATCCTTTCGATGGCAAATGGAATGTCGAATCGCTAACAGGATCGAACATGAGTTTCCGGCGAAGTCTGCTGGCAAAATGCGACGAGACACTGTTCGGTGATGGCTTTCGATACGAACTCGATTTGTGCCTGCTCGTCATTCGCTCAGGGTATCGAGTCTTGCTTGATGCGGAGTCGGTGAACGAACATTGGTGTGCTCCGAGAAAGCAAGGTCCGCAGCGAAAAGATACCAAGGTGGTCGAAGCCCATTCGCGATACAACGAGGATTATGTGTTGGCGAAACACGGACGTAGCGTCTGGTGGGTGCTGTCGAGGCGTCTCGTTGTCCGTTTTCCCAGAGACGTTATCGCTCGACTACGCGGCCAAGAAAACTATCCGATCCGTTATCTGCGTTCTGCCCTGCTAGGCTGGGGACGAGGAATGACAATCGGCAGATCGATTCGACGTCACCAGCTTGATCAATTGCTGTGGGGCGATCCGGTACACAACCGAACTGCGGACTTGAAACGTTCGTCAACAACCCGGTTGATGCTGACCGAAAGTTTGAGTGACCATTGA
- a CDS encoding glycosyltransferase family 2 protein, translating into MTNTPSISVVIPAYNAAATVGDAIRSVLDQSLQPNEIIVIDDGSSDDTARQVQAFSTMVRLVHQPNAGPAAARNRGIAEANSDWVAFLDADDCWYPEKLARQAMLILRSPDVDIVFCDWYEKDRCGTVTDRGSTSPASRMNPKDCRPVEIGEGGSVLTGDVFSALLSTYFLHTNTLLIRSSLLQQNGFDTAFRWGEDWLLALDLAYHGATFGYVDEVLTEYRNRENSICTNANFRTVADRYASSTAPLMRYGPLTLKQRIRLYPRIRMAGRNLGIRFHDEKRDSASARSIWRETAMWQPIVPHLPTLVQSILPPGTLDVARSTKAFLIRTFFDNKVTTTKSFELQSKLK; encoded by the coding sequence ATGACAAATACCCCTTCGATTAGCGTCGTGATTCCTGCCTACAATGCAGCCGCAACGGTTGGCGATGCGATTCGGTCGGTGTTAGACCAATCGCTGCAGCCGAATGAGATCATTGTGATTGATGATGGCAGTTCGGACGATACCGCGAGGCAAGTTCAGGCATTCTCGACGATGGTTCGCTTGGTTCACCAGCCGAATGCAGGGCCGGCGGCGGCACGAAACCGCGGCATTGCCGAAGCGAACTCGGATTGGGTCGCTTTTCTTGATGCCGATGATTGTTGGTACCCGGAAAAGTTAGCTCGCCAAGCGATGTTAATCTTGAGATCGCCCGACGTCGATATCGTGTTTTGCGACTGGTATGAGAAAGATCGCTGTGGGACCGTAACCGATCGCGGATCGACCAGTCCGGCCAGCCGGATGAACCCGAAGGATTGCCGTCCGGTCGAGATTGGAGAGGGTGGCTCTGTGCTGACCGGTGACGTCTTTTCCGCTTTGCTTTCAACATATTTCCTTCATACCAACACCCTTCTCATACGATCAAGCTTGCTGCAACAAAACGGTTTTGATACCGCCTTTCGGTGGGGCGAAGATTGGTTGTTAGCTCTCGATTTGGCATACCATGGAGCAACGTTTGGTTATGTGGATGAAGTGTTGACGGAATACCGCAATCGGGAGAATAGCATTTGCACGAATGCAAATTTTCGAACCGTGGCGGATCGATATGCGTCGAGCACAGCGCCGTTAATGCGTTATGGACCCTTGACTCTTAAGCAACGGATTCGTTTGTATCCGAGGATTCGGATGGCAGGTCGAAATTTGGGGATCCGTTTTCACGACGAAAAAAGAGATTCAGCGAGTGCTCGTTCTATTTGGAGAGAGACTGCAATGTGGCAACCGATCGTGCCACACCTTCCGACGCTGGTGCAGTCAATACTTCCACCAGGGACTCTGGATGTTGCTCGCTCCACAAAAGCTTTTCTAATCCGAACGTTCTTCGATAATAAAGTCACTACAACAAAGTCCTTCGAACTTCAGTCAAAACTAAAATGA
- a CDS encoding glycosyltransferase family 2 protein, producing MLTPELPEPLTPLLGWIASAEPKPVLHPQSWGNHLPRISIVTPSFNQAEFIESTIRSVLLQGYPNLNYIVIDGGSSDHTVEILQHYHDHLSYWVSEPDRGQSHAINKGMAIADGDVCGWLCSDDLFATGALIKIGDYLARHPECEWLAGDGEFIHSETNEVERFEAGIRSSEALLEYWRYGAPGYFLPQPSTFWSRVLWDHVEGLREDNHLAMDYELWLRFEELTKLHRLKDVLSMSQLHNDCKTQSRRSEQCQEMMRCAYEASLRRGQPRYRLSLKLLSHWLLRWRLARSRRHLASAEFGEAAAELVKAIKAPLQVWHEPSRMAALEWNAGSQ from the coding sequence ATGTTGACACCTGAGCTTCCTGAACCGTTGACTCCGCTATTGGGATGGATCGCATCGGCTGAGCCTAAGCCAGTTTTGCATCCACAATCGTGGGGCAACCACTTGCCACGAATCAGTATTGTGACCCCTAGTTTCAATCAAGCCGAATTTATTGAATCGACGATTCGATCGGTTTTGCTGCAAGGCTACCCAAACTTGAACTACATCGTGATCGACGGTGGTTCGTCGGATCACACCGTCGAGATCCTCCAGCACTATCATGATCATCTTTCCTACTGGGTGAGCGAACCCGATCGCGGCCAAAGCCATGCGATCAACAAGGGAATGGCGATCGCCGATGGCGACGTCTGCGGTTGGCTATGCAGTGACGATCTCTTTGCCACCGGGGCTTTGATCAAAATCGGCGACTATCTCGCTCGGCATCCTGAATGCGAATGGCTGGCCGGCGACGGCGAATTCATTCATTCTGAAACCAACGAAGTCGAGCGGTTTGAAGCGGGGATACGTTCGTCGGAGGCTCTTCTAGAGTATTGGCGATACGGTGCGCCCGGGTACTTTTTACCTCAACCATCAACGTTTTGGAGTCGAGTTCTCTGGGACCATGTCGAAGGACTGCGTGAAGACAATCATTTGGCGATGGATTACGAACTGTGGCTTCGATTTGAAGAGCTTACGAAGCTGCACCGACTGAAAGACGTGCTTTCGATGAGTCAATTGCATAACGACTGCAAGACGCAAAGTCGGCGGTCCGAACAGTGTCAAGAAATGATGCGGTGTGCCTACGAAGCATCGCTGCGTCGCGGTCAACCGCGATATCGACTCAGTTTGAAACTGTTGAGCCATTGGCTGCTCCGCTGGCGACTTGCTCGCTCGCGGCGACATCTGGCGTCTGCTGAATTCGGCGAAGCAGCGGCAGAATTGGTCAAGGCGATCAAAGCACCATTACAGGTTTGGCACGAACCGAGCCGGATGGCTGCTCTGGAATGGAATGCTGGTTCCCAATGA
- a CDS encoding glycosyltransferase gives MEDLNEEIVNQLLDLIGVSVLMQTMNRDSTVAMSNQQTLSFTAIVVTFNEERRLKDCLDSLGFCDQRVAVDIGSEDHSVAIAQKCGAECRTHAKVPFGEKVLPAVVPTADHDWILRLDPDEVIPDELAEQIRETVANADSNVASIQLPHHYYFRGKRLHTTRWGKVQYMTRIFHRDRVEWRVHVHSGVVAPKPGYSQIRIAATQTNPVRHYWIDSYRSLFEKHLRYIRHEGEARYARQERFSWTQMLRDVYQALRENLIGTRAIFDGPTPIFLSFFYAWYVKMSHLSLRKYERQVNKGKIGAANRSGVDVDHSSPQA, from the coding sequence ATGGAAGACTTAAACGAAGAGATCGTCAATCAATTGCTCGATCTGATTGGGGTATCCGTATTGATGCAAACCATGAATAGAGATTCAACCGTCGCCATGTCCAACCAACAAACCCTTTCATTCACCGCGATCGTAGTGACATTCAACGAAGAACGTCGCTTGAAGGACTGCTTAGACAGCCTTGGGTTCTGCGATCAACGGGTCGCCGTTGATATTGGATCCGAGGATCATTCCGTGGCGATCGCTCAGAAATGCGGTGCGGAGTGTCGGACGCATGCGAAAGTTCCCTTTGGCGAAAAAGTCTTGCCTGCGGTTGTACCAACCGCCGATCATGATTGGATCCTTCGACTCGATCCTGACGAAGTCATTCCCGACGAATTGGCAGAACAAATTCGCGAAACGGTTGCCAATGCGGATTCAAACGTCGCCTCGATTCAATTGCCACATCATTACTATTTTCGTGGCAAACGCCTTCACACCACGCGTTGGGGCAAAGTTCAATACATGACTAGAATCTTTCATCGGGACCGAGTCGAATGGCGTGTGCATGTGCATAGCGGCGTCGTGGCACCAAAGCCTGGCTATAGCCAAATTCGGATCGCTGCGACGCAAACCAATCCGGTCCGCCATTATTGGATCGATAGTTACCGCAGTCTGTTTGAAAAACACCTTCGCTACATTCGTCATGAAGGCGAGGCTCGCTATGCTCGACAAGAGCGATTTTCTTGGACCCAAATGCTGCGAGATGTCTACCAAGCTCTCCGAGAGAACTTGATTGGCACCCGAGCGATTTTCGATGGGCCGACACCAATCTTCTTAAGTTTTTTCTATGCCTGGTACGTCAAGATGAGCCATCTGTCACTACGAAAGTATGAACGGCAAGTCAACAAAGGAAAGATCGGAGCGGCGAATCGTAGCGGCGTTGATGTCGATCATAGCTCACCGCAAGCCTGA